GTCACGCCGATGATCTGTTCCATGCCTATCGCGCCGCGCCCGATGGCAGCGACTGGACGTATCTGTCCGTGGGCCCGTTCGAAACGCCCGATGCATACCGCGACTTCCTCGCGACCTGCGCGGCCTCGCCCGACCCGCTGCACTACGCCGTGATCGATCTCGCATCGGGCAAGGCGATCGGCACGCTGTCGCTGATGCGCATCGACAAGCCGAACGGCGTGATCGAAGTCGGCTTCGTCGTGTTTTCGCGGCGCCTGCAAAAGACGCGCATGGCGACGGAGTCGATCTTCCTGCTGATGCGGCGCATATTCGACGAACTGGGCTACCGGCGCTTCGAATGGAAGTGCGATTCGCTGAACGCGCCGTCGCGAACGGCAGCCGCCCGCTTCGGCTTCACGTTCGAAGGCATCTTCCGCCAGGCCGTCACCTACAAGGGGCGCAACCGCGATACGGCGTGGTTCTCGATCGTCGATAGCGAATGGCCGGCGCTGCGCGCGGGCTTTGCAGAATGGCTGGACGCGGCGAACTTCGACGCGCAAGGCACGCAACGACGTTCATTGCAGACATGCATTGCGGCGCAGCGCGCGTAACCCTGTCGCCGCCGTCACGTCAGGAACGCTTTCAGACTGCGGCGGCTTGCGTCGGGCTCCGGCTGTGAAAATCGCTCTTTGCGGGATTCGCCGCGCTGCACAACCCAGTCGGGCGCGGTGATCAGATCGATCAACCAACGCACGGCTTCGGCAATGCGGTCACGCGCTGTCCGTCGCGAAACCGCGTGCGCTGGTCGTGCAGGGCACGGCAATAATCCGGTGTGTCGGACCGTTATGTGCGTGGTGCGACAGAACGACGGCGGGCCGCGGCCAGGCGCGGGAATTCACCCCGCACGACTGTTGCCCCACAGCTTGATTGTCGGCGGCGGCCTTGGACAATTCGGCTGGAAGGTATAGGAACGGGAGACAGGTCGTAATTCGGGCCTAACCGACCCGCCGAAACACGCCCGTCGGATGGCCGTTGTAGGTCGTCTGCCGCTCTTCGATATAACCGCATTTCGCCGCTACCCGCCGCGACGCGACGTTGTCCGGTGCGATGATGCACACCGTATCGCGCCCCGGCCAGCGTGCTTCGGCCCATGCCAGCGCGCCGCGCACGGCTTCCGTCGCGTAGCCGATGCCATGCATCGACGGCATCAGCACCCAGCCGATCTCGGGCGCGTCAAGCGGAGGGTCCATTGCGCGCTGATAGTCGGCGAAGCCGATCTCGCCAACGTACCGTCCGCTGCCTTTCTCGCGGATCACCCAGTAGCCGTAGCCGAGCAGCGTCCAATGTCCAACATAGCGCAGCAGCCGCGACCAGACCTCTTCACGGCTGAATGGCTTGCCGCCGATAAACCGCGTGACGGTCTCGTCGGACCAGAGCGCATAGCTGCCGTCGAAGTCCTCGCGGACATGCGGACGCAAGATCAGCCGATCGGTTTCGATTTCAAAGGTGGAAGTATTCATCGCGCGAATCTGGCAAGAGGGAAAGCGCAGATCATCGCAGATACGCGCGCGGAAGCGAACGCCCCGGACACGAGACGTCCGCCACGCTCGAATACGGCGTCACTCCTGCATGTACGCCGCTTCGAGCTTCTTGATGTCGAGCTTCACCATTTGCATCATCGCTTCCATTGCGCGTTTGACTCTGGCCGGATTCTTGTCCGTCAGGAACTTCATCATCGCAGTCGGCACGATCTGCCACGACACGCCATACCGGTCCGTCAGCCAGCCGCATTGCACGGGCGAACCGCCGCCTTCCAGCAGCTTGTCCCACAGCGTGTCGACTTCTTCTTGCGTTTCGCATTTTACGAACAGGGAGATCGCCGGCGAAAAGGTGTACTGCGGGCCGCCGTTCAACGCGACGAATTCGCGGCCTTCCAGCTGAAACGTGATCGTCAGCACCTCGCCTGCCTTGCTCGGCACGGCATCGCCGTAATGCGTCACATCGCCGATGCTGGAATTCTTGAAGACGCCTGTGTAGAACCGGACGGCTTCCTCCGCATTGCCGTCGAACCAAAGACACGTCGCAATCTTGTCCATCACATCTCCTTGATGTTGTCGTAACGAGCGGGCGCATGGACTGCACGACGGGCAGCAGCCCCGCCCGTGGCATTTTGTTTTTGTTATTGACGGCCCTGGGCCATCTGCTCCATCGCGGCCTTCATTTCGTCGGGTGTGACGTCGCGTTTGTGGGTCGCGACGGACCAGCGGTGGCCGAACGGATCTTCCACCTGGCCATAACGGTCGCCCCAGAACATATCGGTAGCGGGCATTGTCACCTTCGCGCCTGCTGCTTGCGCCTGCGCGATCGTGGCATCCGCGTCGTTGACATACAGATGCAGCACGACAGGCGTGCCCTTCAGCGCCTTCGGCCCGAACGACGCGCCACCGCCGCAATCCGGCATTTCGTCGACGAGCATCAGCGTCGAATCGCCGATTTTCAGCGACGCGTGCATCAGCTTGCCGCCAGGTCCGGGCAGGCGTACCTGTTCGACTGCATTGAATGCTTTCTTGTAGAACTCGATTGCTTCGGCCGCGCCCGCGACGATGATGTGCGGTGTCAACGTGTGCATCCCTTCCGGGATGGGTTTGACGGCTGGCGTGGACATGATCGTGTCTCCTGAAGGTGAAGAGGTTCATGAATGGCGAAGTTGCTCGAATCAGCGAGTCTTCACCACTACGACGAGTAAGCCATCATCAGATCGACACACGCAACCGTTTATTTTTTGAGCCGGGTCGAGCCGGCTCAAACCGTGCTTCTTAAACTGGCCGCCAGTGACCGGGCACCCACTGCCAGTGATTGGCTTCCCAACGATAGTGACCCTTCACCCACCGGTAGCCCGGCGCGGGCGGCGCGGGCAACACTTCAACCACGGGCGGGGGCTGTGCCGGCCGCGCGGGCTCGGCGACGTAGCACGCCGACAGCGTCGATGCGCAAAGCGCGGCTGCCAGCAGCGCGCGCAACTTCATAGCTTTCACAACAAGTGCATGCATCGAAAATCCTCTCCCTCTCTACTCGCCTGATGGCGTAATTGTCAAATCCGCTTACGCGAACTACGCGCGGATGAGACCTGTCACCGGCTGCGCTTTGCCCACCTGTGCGAACAGCGTCCGCGCAGTGCGATGCGGATCGAGTCCGAGGCTTTCGCTCGCGACGCCCGCAATCAGCGCATCGAGTGACGCGGTAGGCTTCAGGTCGCGCCCTTCGTACAGGTCGCCGTTTCGCAAGCCCGGCCAGTCCGCCACCACACGCCCGCCCGCTACCGCGCCGCCGATCACCATCGCCACCGACGCCGTGCCGTGGTCTGTGCCGCCCGTCCCGTTCGCTGCCGCCGTGCGTCCGAACTCGGTGGCAATCAGCACCGTCGTCTTGCTCCAGGCGGAGCCGAGTCCGTCGCGCAAAGCGGCGAGCATCGTATCGAGCGCCTTCAGCTGCGCGGCGACGCGCGGCATCTGCGCACTGTGCGTGTCCCAGCCGCCCGTCTCCATCATCGCGATGCGCGGTCCGTCGTCGCGTGACAGGAAGCCCGCCGCGAGTTTGCCCAGACTCGCCGGATCCTGGCGCGCGCCCGCGTCGCCCGCGAGGCCGCGCGCCGCCATCGCCGATTCCCACAACGGGCGCAATTGCGCGTCCCGCTCGTACAGTTGAGAGACGCGAGCGAGCAGGTCGTCGGGCGCCTGCGGCAAGCCCGAGGGCGCATACGACGCGACGTTCGCACTGCCGCGCAATGCCATCGGCACAGTGGCTGCCAGCGCGATAGCGTTCTCATGCGTCGTCGAGACAGTGGCCGGCATCATGCCCACGAGCCGATTGAGCCAGCCGTCCTTCACCTGATACGCGGATGTCCCGCCCGTTTCCAGCACGTTCTGTCCGTCGAAATGCGAGCGGTCCCGATACGGCGACGCGACGGCATGCACGAACAGCGCCTCGCGCTGGCCATACATCTGCCCGACCTGCACGAGCGACGGATGCAGCGCGAACGTGCCGTCGAGCTTTGTCGAAGCCGACGCAGACGTATCGACGGCCAGCGCACCGCGCAGCGTCTGGTAAGCAGGCTCGGCATACGGCACGACGATGCTCAGGCCATCGGCGGCGCCGCGTTGGATGACGAACACGAAGCGGCGGTCGGTTGCGGCGCGCGCGAACACCATCTGCGGCGCAACGAGCATCGCGCCCGCCCCGGTGGCTGCAACGCGCATGAAACGGCGGCGGCTGAGCATGCTCATCTCCGTTGGAAATCGGGCGAAACCAGTAGCAGCGCAAGCGCCGTCGATGCGCTTTCCGCACGCGACACGGCGACTTGCGTCGGCACGCTGAGCGAACCTGCCATCAGCGTCTGTCCAAGCGAGCGCGCATCGAGCCGGTCGCCGACACGCGCCGCGAAACGCTGCGCGATCTCGACGCGCCGCACGAGCGCATCGGGCGCGGCCCAGCTCGCGGCGATGTCGTCATAACCGGCGGGCGAGCCAGGCCGCCACACCTGCTGACCGAGTTGCGTGAGAATGGGCGCCATCTGTACGGTGCGCGCGCTGTCGTTCGGGTCGCGCATGCCGAGGCCGCGCAGCGACGAAATCGTCCACTCCCACGGCGATTTGAACTTGACGGCGACGGGCGACCACGCGGCAGCGCTTCCGATCAGCGCGCGATAGACGGTCGGCAAGTCGCCGCGGCTGCGCATGAACGCTGTCGCCAGTTGCTCGACGACATCGGGGGGCGGATCGTCCGCCACGAAGTGCCGCGCGAGCTTGGTCGCGATATGCGTCGCGGTAGCGGGCGCGGTCGACAGGTCATGCAGGATCGCGAGCGTTTGCGCTTCGCCGGGCTGATCGTAGTGACGGCCCATGATGGTCCGCGTGCCCGGCTCGTGCAGTTGCGCGCGGAAGACGAACGCGCCCGGCGGCGCGTTGCCGGGTTGTGGCCCTTGCGCGGCAGCGATGCTCCAGCCCGTCATCGCGCGGGCGAACTCGGTGACGTCGTCCTGCGTGTAGCCGCTGCGTACGCCGAGCGTGTGCAGTTCCATGATTTCGCGCGCGAGGTTTTCGTTGAGGCCTTGCTTGCGGTTCGGATTGCGTTGCGCAGCGCGCATCGCGGCAACGCTGCCGGGACCGACCGAGCGCGTCTGGTCGAGAAACAGCTGCATTGCGGGATGACGTTCGACGGCGACGAGCATGTCTTCGAAGCGGCCGAGCACATGCGGACGAATCGCCTCCGCTTCGAACGCACCGGCGTATGGCGCGACGGCGCCTTTATCGACCGACACGGCGAAGTGATTCGCCCAGAAATGCACCAGCCGTTCGACGAAAGGCGCGGGCGTCGTCAGCGCGCTTGTGACGCGCGCGTTCACGGCTGCGCGATAGGTGTCGCGCGATTCCATGCGCACCGCCTTGTTCGCGGCCTGGCGGGCGGCCTTGGCGTCTTCGCGGTTCGCGGCGGCGTTGGGCTGGCTGCTCGGGCTCGCGCCGCTTGCAGCGGCTTTTGCAGCACTCGCGGCGTTGGCCATTGCCTGCTGGCGCTCATCGGCAAGTTGCGCGGCGATCGCCTGCGAAGTCGGTTGTGCTGCCCATGCAGCAGGGATGGGCTGATACGCGTCGAACTGCGCCAGCAGCCAGTTCTTCGGATCGGCGGGCGGCGTTTCATCGGCACGTGCGCCGAGGCCGAACCGGTTCAGCGCGATCGCGGCGGCGCTCAGCGGCGCGGCCGTCATTGCGGCAGGTGAACTCGCCATGCTTGTTCCTTACGATGCGAGC
This Paraburkholderia phymatum STM815 DNA region includes the following protein-coding sequences:
- a CDS encoding GNAT family N-acetyltransferase — encoded protein: MGQRVNEYRQPIGEPMPQWQPAKAPGDQPMTGRYCRLERVDVKRHADDLFHAYRAAPDGSDWTYLSVGPFETPDAYRDFLATCAASPDPLHYAVIDLASGKAIGTLSLMRIDKPNGVIEVGFVVFSRRLQKTRMATESIFLLMRRIFDELGYRRFEWKCDSLNAPSRTAAARFGFTFEGIFRQAVTYKGRNRDTAWFSIVDSEWPALRAGFAEWLDAANFDAQGTQRRSLQTCIAAQRA
- a CDS encoding GNAT family N-acetyltransferase, with amino-acid sequence MNTSTFEIETDRLILRPHVREDFDGSYALWSDETVTRFIGGKPFSREEVWSRLLRYVGHWTLLGYGYWVIREKGSGRYVGEIGFADYQRAMDPPLDAPEIGWVLMPSMHGIGYATEAVRGALAWAEARWPGRDTVCIIAPDNVASRRVAAKCGYIEERQTTYNGHPTGVFRRVG
- a CDS encoding VOC family protein, yielding MDKIATCLWFDGNAEEAVRFYTGVFKNSSIGDVTHYGDAVPSKAGEVLTITFQLEGREFVALNGGPQYTFSPAISLFVKCETQEEVDTLWDKLLEGGGSPVQCGWLTDRYGVSWQIVPTAMMKFLTDKNPARVKRAMEAMMQMVKLDIKKLEAAYMQE
- a CDS encoding VOC family protein, producing MSTPAVKPIPEGMHTLTPHIIVAGAAEAIEFYKKAFNAVEQVRLPGPGGKLMHASLKIGDSTLMLVDEMPDCGGGASFGPKALKGTPVVLHLYVNDADATIAQAQAAGAKVTMPATDMFWGDRYGQVEDPFGHRWSVATHKRDVTPDEMKAAMEQMAQGRQ
- a CDS encoding YXWGXW repeat-containing protein; this translates as MKLRALLAAALCASTLSACYVAEPARPAQPPPVVEVLPAPPAPGYRWVKGHYRWEANHWQWVPGHWRPV
- a CDS encoding DUF1501 domain-containing protein, which translates into the protein MLSRRRFMRVAATGAGAMLVAPQMVFARAATDRRFVFVIQRGAADGLSIVVPYAEPAYQTLRGALAVDTSASASTKLDGTFALHPSLVQVGQMYGQREALFVHAVASPYRDRSHFDGQNVLETGGTSAYQVKDGWLNRLVGMMPATVSTTHENAIALAATVPMALRGSANVASYAPSGLPQAPDDLLARVSQLYERDAQLRPLWESAMAARGLAGDAGARQDPASLGKLAAGFLSRDDGPRIAMMETGGWDTHSAQMPRVAAQLKALDTMLAALRDGLGSAWSKTTVLIATEFGRTAAANGTGGTDHGTASVAMVIGGAVAGGRVVADWPGLRNGDLYEGRDLKPTASLDALIAGVASESLGLDPHRTARTLFAQVGKAQPVTGLIRA
- a CDS encoding DUF1800 domain-containing protein, which codes for MASSPAAMTAAPLSAAAIALNRFGLGARADETPPADPKNWLLAQFDAYQPIPAAWAAQPTSQAIAAQLADERQQAMANAASAAKAAASGASPSSQPNAAANREDAKAARQAANKAVRMESRDTYRAAVNARVTSALTTPAPFVERLVHFWANHFAVSVDKGAVAPYAGAFEAEAIRPHVLGRFEDMLVAVERHPAMQLFLDQTRSVGPGSVAAMRAAQRNPNRKQGLNENLAREIMELHTLGVRSGYTQDDVTEFARAMTGWSIAAAQGPQPGNAPPGAFVFRAQLHEPGTRTIMGRHYDQPGEAQTLAILHDLSTAPATATHIATKLARHFVADDPPPDVVEQLATAFMRSRGDLPTVYRALIGSAAAWSPVAVKFKSPWEWTISSLRGLGMRDPNDSARTVQMAPILTQLGQQVWRPGSPAGYDDIAASWAAPDALVRRVEIAQRFAARVGDRLDARSLGQTLMAGSLSVPTQVAVSRAESASTALALLLVSPDFQRR